In one Silene latifolia isolate original U9 population chromosome 10, ASM4854445v1, whole genome shotgun sequence genomic region, the following are encoded:
- the LOC141609484 gene encoding putative E3 ubiquitin-protein ligase ARI8, whose amino-acid sequence MNPDLVRLLALQGDQTLYSSLFARSYFTNNIKGKLCPTLGCNHAVLVESGKTISRFTCKCLFTFCYRCLQESHEPVSCAVANCWAAETVKQTQNWQAVFLRNCPICEQSLQVNGENKHMRCPSCNYHFCKTCLCSWLENGHWAADYFTHICTEVKLIEVAEISEDRAIASKELNRYQDTLEHWHDIDRDQHQTLGKLLTLQLAELKILAEKQGLQLSETSFVTDVWLQIAECKRVFKWASVYDYYILAFKDKNRRSLFDDLSRQGAYVMAHLCTVASELRKFIATDAPAAEFQDFRERLCFKSSVAKNFFKNMAIAIQRGYTDMKALRTVLCSRESVQRRPAEEDVGTSSRVTRSADVTSEWICEHCSFPNDNTAARICVMCYH is encoded by the exons ATGAATCCGGATTTGGTACGTCTGTTGGCCTTGCAAGGTGATCAGACACTCTACTCCAGTCTTTTCGCGAGGTCTTACTTCACCAATAACATTAAG GGAAAATTGTGTCCTACACTTGGATGCAATCATGCTGTACTTGTCGAGTCTGGTAAAACAATATCAAGGTTCACCTGCAAATGCCTCTTTACCTTTTGCTATAGG TGTTTGCAAGAATCCCATGAACCGGTTAGCTGCGCAGTTGCTAACTGTTGGGCTGCGGAAACTGTAAAGCAGACACAAAACTG GCAAGCAGTGTTTCTCAGAAACTGTCCAATATGTGAGCAGTCACTGCAGGTCAACGGAGAGAACAAGCATATGCGTTGTCCATCCTGTAACTATCACTTCTGCAA aacatgcCTTTGTTCTTGGCTGGAAAACGGTCACTGGGCAGCTGATTACTTTACGCATATATGCACCGAGGTGAAGCTTATAGAG GTCGCTGAAATTTCGGAAGATCGGGCAATTGCATCGAAAGAATTGAATAGATATCAGGACACTCTCGAACACTGGCATGATATTGATAGG GATCAACACCAAACCCTTGGGAAACTTCTAACACTGCAACTTGCAGAG CTGAAAATCCTGGCTGAAAAACAAGGCCTCCAGCTATCTGAAACTTCATTTGTTACAGATGTGTGGCTACAG ATAGCAGAATGCAAACGAGTATTCAAGTGGGCGTCTGTGTATGACTATTACATCCTTGCATTCAAGGATAAAAACAGGAGGTCTCTCTTCGATGACTTATCAA GGCAAGGAGCATATGTGATGGCACACCTGTGTACTGTTGCTAGTGAACTGAGAAAGTTCATTGCTACTGATGCACCAGCTGCAGAATTCCAAGATTTCCGTGAAAGACTGTGCTTTAAGTCGAG TGTGGCTAAGAATTTCTTCAAGAACATGGCGATTGCTATACAGCGTGGTTACACAGACATGAAGGCTCTCCGTACAGTGCTTTGCTCAAGGGAGTCAGTACAACGAAGGCCTGCAGAGGAGGATGTCGGAACCAGCAGCCGTGTGACAAGATCAGCTGATGTAACAAGCGAGTGGATTTGTGAACACTGTAGTTTTCCAAATGACAATACTGCTGCCAGAATCTGTGTCATGTGCTATCATTGA